A portion of the Lolium rigidum isolate FL_2022 chromosome 1, APGP_CSIRO_Lrig_0.1, whole genome shotgun sequence genome contains these proteins:
- the LOC124685335 gene encoding aspartyl protease family protein At5g10770-like, giving the protein MDLLVHLPLLACSLLLFPVTMTVGREIAADACASQISGFQHLNSTGLHLTLHHPQSPCSPAPLPKDLPFSAVIAHDAGRLARLTTNNPSRRPTSLHRGNKPVSNQVADSLAVTVPLTPGASVGVGNYVTRLGLGTPTTSYAMVVDTGSSLTWLQCSPCVVSCHRQTGQLYDPQASSTYASVPCSSAQCSELQAATFNPSACSKSNTCIYQASYGDGSFSIGYLSKDTVSLGGSSFPGFVYGCGQDNEGLFGQSAGLIGLARNKLSLLYQLAPSIGSSFSYCLPTSASAGYLSIGSYNPGQYLYTPMVSSSLDTSLYFINIAGMSVGGNPLAVSSSEYSSLPTIIDSGTVISRLPTAVYTALSKALVAAMGGTPHAPAYSILDTCFKGQVSKLHLPTVDLAFAGGATLKLKPGNVLIDVDDSTTCLAFAATDDTAIIGNTQQQTFSVVYDVAQSRIGFTAGGCS; this is encoded by the exons ATGGATTTGCttgttcatcttcctcttcttgcttgctctctcctcctcttccctgTCACGATGACTGTCGGCCGGGAGATAGCTGCCGACGCCTGCGCCTCGCAAATTAGTG GTTTCCAGCATCTGAACAGCACAGGGCTGCACCTGACGCTGCACCACCCGCAGAGCCCATGCTCGCCGGCGCCACTGCCCAAGGACCTCCCTTTCTCCGCGGTCATCGCCCACGACGCTGGGCGCCTTGCCCGCCTCACCACCAACAACCCCTCCCGCCGCCCAACATCCCTCCACCGTGGCAACAAGCCCGTCAGCAACCAAGTCGCTGACTCGCTCGCGGTCACCGTGCCGCTCACACCGGGCGCATCGGTCGGGGTGGGCAACTATGTGACCCGGCTGGGCCTTGGCACACCGACCACTTCCTACGCCATGGTCGTCGACACAGGGTCATCCCTCACGTGGCTCCAGTGCTCCCCCTGCGTCGTGTCATGCCACCGGCAGACCGGCCAGCTCTATGATCCGCAGGCGTCGAGCACCTACGCCTCCGTGCCATGCTCGTCAGCGCAGTGCAGCGAGCTCCAGGCCGCCACGTTTAACCCCTCCGCTTGCTCCAAATCTAACACCtgcatctaccaggccagctaCGGTGACGGTTCCTTCTCCATCGGCTACCTTAGCAAGGACACCGTCTCCCTTGGCGGCAGCAGCTTCCCCGGTTTCGTCTATGGCTGCGGCCAGGACAACGAAGGCCTCTTCGGCCAGTCCGCCGGGCTCATCGGCCTCGCCCGGAACAAGCTCTCTCTGCTTTACCAGCTCGCGCCGAGCATCGGCTCCTCGTTCTCCTACTGCCTCCCTACGTCGGCATCAGCTGGGTACCTGTCCATCGGGTCGTACAACCCAGGGCAGTATTTGTACACACCCATGGTCTCCAGCTCGCTTGACACCTCACTCTACTTCATCAACATCGCTGGGATGTCCGTTGGCGGCAACCCACTCGCTGTTTCTTCCTCGGAGTACAGCAGCCTGCCAACGATCATCGACTCTGGCACAGTGATCTCGCGGCTGCCTACGGCTGTATACACAGCACTGAGCAAAGCACTGGTCGCAGCCATGGGAGGAACGCCGCATGCCCCGGCCTACTCGATCCTGGATACGTGCTTCAAGGGCCAGGTCTCGAAGCTGCACTTGCCTACGGTGGATTTGGCCTTCGCTGGCGGAGCGACACTGAAGCTAAAGCCGGGGAACGTGCTCATCGACGTCGACGATTCAACAACGTGCTTGGCGTTCGCGGCCACCGACGACACAGCGATCATCGGGAACACGCAGCAGCAGACGTTCAGTGTCGTCTACGACGTCGCACAGTCCAGGATCGGCTTCACAGCCGGCGGCTGCAGCTGA